TTAGCAGAAATAGACGGATTCAAACCCCTAGATAATGTAAAAATAATAGGTTGTACAAACAGAAAAGACATACTAGACACCGCAATAATAAGACCCGGACGGCTAGACAGACTAATATATGTACCAACACCAAATCAGGAAGGCTTAAAAGAAATATTCAAAATACACACAAAAAACATGTCTCTAAATAAAAAAATAAAAAAAGAAGAACTCTTCAAAAAAATGAAAGGATTCTCAGGAGCAGAAATAAAAGCAACAACAATGGAAGCAGGATACTTCGCAATAAGAGACAACAGAACAATAATAAACCAAAAAGACCTGGAACAAGCAATAAAAAAAGTCAAAAAAACAGAAGAACAACAAGGAGAAGAATACCTTCACATATACGGATAAAAACTACAAAAAAAACAACTAAAAAAAATGGAATTATCAACCCAAAACAAACACCTCATAGAAATCTCCAAAAAAATATTCAAACCAAAAACCAAAAAAAAATCTTCTGCAAAAATAACAATGCCTGAAGAAACAAGAAAATTACTACAAAAATCACACCCCCCAATATATTTTGCAGCAATACATAGGAGTCTATGGGAAACAACAGCTAGCGTAGTCCAAATAAACGAGCATTCAACAAAAACACCATACATAATAATGGGCGATAACTTGCCCCTAAAAAAATTAGCAACAAAAGCAGGAGTAATAATATACCCGCGACTAAAAAATAAAACAATAGAAGAAAGCAAAAAAACAATAACTGAAACTAAACAACTTCTAAAAATACACTGGGAAAAAAATCACGACATAATAATTTTTGCAGGGGGAGGAAGAGCTTATGATGGAATAGCAAAACCCTTTGGAAAAATAGGTTTTGAAGTAGCAAAAGAAATAGCAAAAAGACAAGAAATATACGTAATTCCATTAGTTGTAGATTATAAATCATTCAGAAAAAGAGAACTAAAAAAATTCATAGATTATCATTTAGGAAAAAAAGAAGAAGCTCAAGCACTAAACATTTTAGATTGGATAAATTTTACAGAAAAAACAAACACAACATACACAAGACTGGGAGAACCAATAAAAATAACAACTAATCAACACGTAGCAGAAATAACAAAAAAAACATTCCAAAACGCACTAGACTTAACAAAAATACTCCCCGAAAATATACTAGCTTTGGCAAAACTAAAAACTTACAATTCCCTAATATACAAAAACACAGAATACAACATAGAAAAAATAATAGAAAAACTAAACAATCACAAAGAACTATGCGAACTAGAAAATCAAAAAGAACTAACAAAACAATACGTGTTAGAAAATTCAATGGCACCCTTCAAATACGGAACAAAAAAAGATCATGCGTGGAGCCAACACTTCACAAACTTAGTAAAACACCATTACGAAAAACTAAAATTAATCTAAAAAACAAAAAATGCATGCAAAATCAGTTGCAATTTTAGAATTCACATAAAAAAATAGAAAAACACGAAACTCAACAACTTAAATTCTAATTGACAACAAAATCTAAACACACCCTAAAAACATGAGGCGCATGCTGACCAGCTTTGACAAGATCAATCTTTTTATATTTGAAACCTGCCTCTTCTGCTGCCTTTTCTGCTTTACCTTCAACCTCTTTAAAATTATCCTCATGTTGAAAATCATAAAAATGAACTATTGTGCTTTTTTTCGCAATAGACATTGCTTCACCCAAAAAATCATTCGCATTATGCGGCGCGGGCATAACAATACGATCAAATCTTACATTACGATCAACAAATAAAGGCACAATATCTTTTACATCATCATTTATTAAAACAACATTATCAAGCTTATTAATCTTTAAATTTTCAACGCCATAATCATGACCTGCAGGATTTATCTCTATACCTATAATTTCTTTAGCTTCTGTGTTCTTGGATATAACGCAAGGAAACGGAGCGCATCCAGAAAACATGACTAGAATGGTTTCTCCTGGTTTTATTTGTTCATAAATTCTTTTTCTTTCCGTGCTCAATCTAGGAGAATAATAAACAGTCTCAACATTTAACTTCAACCTAACTCTGTTCTCAACAGTCACAGTTTCCCTAGTATCAAGTCCTGCAAGAAACTTCATTTTCTGAACACGAAAATCACCTTCATGACATCCATCTTTACGAAGAACTGTCTTAATCTGTTTATTGGACTCAAGTAGGGCTTTAGCAATAATTTCTTCTTTATCTCTAAGATCTTCATCAATCTCGAGAATAGCAATATTGCCTATTGTATCATGAGCTGTCTTCAATTTCTCGAATTCTTCTTCAGACAATTCATCCTTAAGAATTTCCTTCATATCTTTTGGCTTATTATTTTTAACAAAATCAAACTCAGAAATCTCAGCTCCTTCAACCTTAATTTGTTTTTTCAAAGGAAAAATTATGTACTCTTTCTCTTTAATATACTTATAATTATTATCAAGAGCATCCTTTTCAATTATTTCTCTTTTAATTTTCTCAGCAATGCCAAGAGGAATTTTTATGCCTAACATAAGGACTGGAATGATAAACTTATTTATATTAATTGTTGAAAGAGAAACTATTTAAAGCATAAAACTAAGACAAAAAAAAGGTGGCGACATGGTAAATAATGAAAATCGCTGCTCCGAGTCTGCTAAGAAACTAAAAGTTTCTTGCACACAGAAATCAAAAATGATTTCTTCGTGTATCTCCGCCCTAAATGCACAGAAACAAAGTTTCTGGCATGCCAAAAATCAAAGATTTTTGAGCAGGACGGAGTATTACGACTCAGTCGCTTATCGCGATTTTCAGATTGCGTGCTATCGACCTAAAGGTCGGGGTATT
The Candidatus Woesearchaeota archaeon DNA segment above includes these coding regions:
- a CDS encoding tRNA (guanine-N1)-methyltransferase, giving the protein MLGIKIPLGIAEKIKREIIEKDALDNNYKYIKEKEYIIFPLKKQIKVEGAEISEFDFVKNNKPKDMKEILKDELSEEEFEKLKTAHDTIGNIAILEIDEDLRDKEEIIAKALLESNKQIKTVLRKDGCHEGDFRVQKMKFLAGLDTRETVTVENRVRLKLNVETVYYSPRLSTERKRIYEQIKPGETILVMFSGCAPFPCVISKNTEAKEIIGIEINPAGHDYGVENLKINKLDNVVLINDDVKDIVPLFVDRNVRFDRIVMPAPHNANDFLGEAMSIAKKSTIVHFYDFQHEDNFKEVEGKAEKAAEEAGFKYKKIDLVKAGQHAPHVFRVCLDFVVN